The DNA window ATATACCTGATTTTTATGATTTTGAATATAATTCTGATTGTACAATCAGGTCTATTAATTCAAATACAAAAGACTCTCAAAAAAAAATCAATAAAAGATACATAAAAGAATTAAACAAAAGCCTTTATACACCTATACTTACCGAAAAATCAGTGTTCCCCGGAATGTTTCTTGTTGAAATTGCAAGGGGCTGCCCGAAAAGATGCCGTTTTTGTATGGCAAGTTATCTTACGCTTCCTGCGAGGTATCCTTTGTTTGAAAGCGTATTGGAAATTATAAATAAAGGTTTTGAATATTCCGACAAAATAGGACTTCTAGGTGCTTTGATTACTGAACATCCCGAGTTTGAAAATATTTGCGAACATATTTTAAAACTCAGAGAAGAAAAAGATTTTAAAATTTCTGTTTCATCACTCAGAATTGATACAATCACACCGTTGACAGTTAAAACACTTGTAAGATGCGGTCAAAAACAAACAACAATAGCTATTGAAGCAGGAAGTCAAAGGCTTAGAAATTTTATAGGCAAAAAACTTTCTGAAGAAGAGATTTTTAAAGGGGTTAAAATAGCTCATGAGAATGGTTTAACTGGATTAAAAGTCTATGGGATGATTGGTTTGCCTTCTGAAACACAGGAAGATATTGAAGAGCTTGCAAATTTGATGAAAAAACTTAAAAAAGAAAATAAAGGTTTTAACCTGACTTTAAGCGTCAGTTCTTTTGTTCCGAAAGCGCAAACACCTTTTCAGTGGGAAGTTCGACCTGATGAGAAAATTATTAACCAGAGAAGCAATTATTTAAGGAAAGAATTGAACAAAAATAAAATTTTGTACAAACCTACAAGCGTTAAATGGGATTATATACAGGCAATAATTTCACGTGGAGACAGAAGACTGTCTTGCGTGCTTGAAATGGTTTTTGAACTGGGCGGAACAATAGGAAGCTGGACAAAAGCTTATAAAGAACTTTCAGAAGAGTATAGTCTTCCTGATTTTGACTGGTACGCTAATAGAAAAAGAGATTTTATAGAAATTTCCCCATGGGCATTAATAAATACGGGAATTACCAAAGAAGCTTTAAAAAAGGAAGCATTAAATGCTTCCTTGCTTTAAGCAATGTATTTATTTGTAATTAAATCAACAGAGTAATTATAAAACGTTAATAATACCCGATAGCACTAGCCTGTTGTCATCATGGGTTTTAAATATTTTCATAATAAAATATATAACTGTTAAATTAAATAAATCGGGAATAATTTAAAAGTTGAAAATATTATTAGTGTACCCTCAATACCCTGATACCTTTTGGAGCTTTAAAAAAGCCTTGGAATATGTATCAAAAGAAGCTGCTATGCCCCCTTTGGGTCTATTAACAATAGCTTCTCTTTTGCCAAATGATTTTGAGAAAAAGCTAATAGACATGAATGTTGATAAATTAAGCGATGAAGACCTGCTGTGGGCTGATTATGTCTTTATAAGCGCTATGATAACGCAGAAAAATTCTGTTAATGCCTTGATAGAAAGATGTAAAAAACTCGGTGTTAAAACCGTAGCAGGCGGACCGCTGTTTACAAGTCTTTACGAAGAATTTCCGGATATAAATTATTTTATTTTAAATGAAGGCGAAGTAACTTTGCCGTTGTTTTTAGAAGATTTAAAAAACGGCAGTTTAAAGAAAATTTATACTTCAGATATAAAACCTGACATAACAAAATCACCAATACCTCAATGGAACTTATTAAATCTGAAAAAATATTTTAAAATGCCTATTCAATGCTCAAGGGGATGCCCTTTTGACTGTGAATTTTGTGATATAGTCAACCTAAACGGAAGAATTCCCAGATACAAGACTCCCGAACAGGTTATTCGGGAAATAGAAGCACTTTACCAAGCAGGATGGAATTTTTCAATTTTTATTGTGGATGATAATTTTATAGGAAATGCACTAAAAGCAAAAGATCTTCTAAGAGCCTTAATTGAATGGAGAAATCGTAAAAAAATCCAGATTAGGTTTATGACAGAAGTTTCTTTAAATTTAGCGGACGATGACGAATTGCTTTCTCTTATGAGAGAGGCGGGGTTTAACAGCGTGTTCATAGGTCTTGAAACACCCTCTAAAGAAGCTCTTCATGAATGCGGAAAATTCCAGAATAATAATCGTGATCCTATTTTTTCTGTCAGAAAAATTCAAAGTTATGGAATGGTTGTTTCAGGAGGTTTTATTGTCGGTTTTGACAGTGATGACTTTTCTATTTTTTCAAGACAAATTGAGTTTATTCAAAAAACAGGCATTGTTGTTGCAATGGTAGGTCTTTTGCAGGCTTTGCCGGGAACAAAACTCTATGAGCGTTTAAAAAATGAAAATCGGCTTCTTAAAGACAGTTCGGGAAATAATACTGATTTTTCGACAAATTTTCTCCCCAAAATGGATTCAACTGTTTTAGTTAATGGATATAAGAAGATAGTTTCATCAATTTATTCTCCGGAAAACTATTATGAACGAATTAAAACTTTTTTAAAATATTATAAACCTTGTGAGCCTGAGCCGTTTAATTTGAAAAATATTAATGCTCTGATTAAATCTGTATGCATATTAGGTATATTTCAAAAAAACAGGAAATATTACTGGGAAATATTATTTACCTGTTTGTATAAATACCCGAAATCCTTATCTGAAGTAATAACTATGGCTATTTTCTTTGAACATTTCAGCCTGATATTTGCTTAACCGATTATAATCTTATCGTTTTCCATCGCTGACGAGAACCAATCTTTGCAAGAATTCATAAATCTTTCACGCGAATTAACATAGAGATCTTCTGCATGAAAGTTGTCTTGAAAAACTAACAAGGATTTTTTTTCATGAGCTTTATCAAACAATTCTTTCGAATGCCATGGATGAATTGTAGGATCATTTCCGCCTGTCATAAACAAAATCGGAGCGGATTTAATTTTATGAATAACATCAACGGGGTTTTCTTTTTTTAATAAAAGATTTCCCGGACGAATGGAAAGACTTCGCCAGAGCTCAAATTTTTTAAAAGTAGGTAGAAAAGCTTCTTTTTTAAAGAAATGATTTTCGATTTTATCAAAGCTTATAGGTGCGCTTATTACGACAAGTGAGTCTATATCATTATATTTTGCAGTATGAATTATAGAAATTGCCGCCCCTAGTGAAAATCCAATCAGACCTATTTGGGAATATCTTTGTTTTGCATAATTTATAACAGTTTTTATATCCATAGATTCATTAGCAGAAAAAGTATAAAACCCTGAACTTTTTCCATGCCCTCTAAAATCAAGTGTTATTACGTCATGACTTTTGAAAAAATCCTCTGACATTGCTTTAAAAATAGTTGCATCTTTGCACATGTACCAGCCATGCGCAATTATGACCACAAAATCTCTTCCTTTATCATAATGATTAATAGCTATCTTTGTATTATCTTCCGTTTTCAGGAATATTTCCGAAAAATTTCGGGTTTTTTTCAAAAACCGCTCCTTTATTATACTGAAACGAGTTTGTTTTCAGGAAAACCGGCAAAGCCGGATTTTCCCGAAAAGCATCACTCCTAAAAGCTATAGTGCTTTCGCAAAAAATATTTCATTTCTTAATTACTTTTTCAGAACACTATAGAATAAAATTTATTTAATTTTTTTGTTTAATACATTATCTTCTTTTTTTAAGTTTTTTGACCAAC is part of the bacterium genome and encodes:
- a CDS encoding radical SAM protein — translated: MKILLVYPQYPDTFWSFKKALEYVSKEAAMPPLGLLTIASLLPNDFEKKLIDMNVDKLSDEDLLWADYVFISAMITQKNSVNALIERCKKLGVKTVAGGPLFTSLYEEFPDINYFILNEGEVTLPLFLEDLKNGSLKKIYTSDIKPDITKSPIPQWNLLNLKKYFKMPIQCSRGCPFDCEFCDIVNLNGRIPRYKTPEQVIREIEALYQAGWNFSIFIVDDNFIGNALKAKDLLRALIEWRNRKKIQIRFMTEVSLNLADDDELLSLMREAGFNSVFIGLETPSKEALHECGKFQNNNRDPIFSVRKIQSYGMVVSGGFIVGFDSDDFSIFSRQIEFIQKTGIVVAMVGLLQALPGTKLYERLKNENRLLKDSSGNNTDFSTNFLPKMDSTVLVNGYKKIVSSIYSPENYYERIKTFLKYYKPCEPEPFNLKNINALIKSVCILGIFQKNRKYYWEILFTCLYKYPKSLSEVITMAIFFEHFSLIFA
- a CDS encoding radical SAM protein; the protein is MIKPVEEKFIYKPAVKNHDAVPMWFCFPATYMIGMCSLGYLHLFRLFDENPNIYPERIFTDTEKPLQNINDVEVMGFSVSFEFDFLGIFSILKKNNIPFRAKNRSEKHPLVFGGGPVLTANPEPFADFFDVIIVGEGEEVLNEMMNTYREVRNLNKKEQLFHLSKIDGIYIPDFYDFEYNSDCTIRSINSNTKDSQKKINKRYIKELNKSLYTPILTEKSVFPGMFLVEIARGCPKRCRFCMASYLTLPARYPLFESVLEIINKGFEYSDKIGLLGALITEHPEFENICEHILKLREEKDFKISVSSLRIDTITPLTVKTLVRCGQKQTTIAIEAGSQRLRNFIGKKLSEEEIFKGVKIAHENGLTGLKVYGMIGLPSETQEDIEELANLMKKLKKENKGFNLTLSVSSFVPKAQTPFQWEVRPDEKIINQRSNYLRKELNKNKILYKPTSVKWDYIQAIISRGDRRLSCVLEMVFELGGTIGSWTKAYKELSEEYSLPDFDWYANRKRDFIEISPWALINTGITKEALKKEALNASLL
- a CDS encoding alpha/beta fold hydrolase gives rise to the protein MKKTRNFSEIFLKTEDNTKIAINHYDKGRDFVVIIAHGWYMCKDATIFKAMSEDFFKSHDVITLDFRGHGKSSGFYTFSANESMDIKTVINYAKQRYSQIGLIGFSLGAAISIIHTAKYNDIDSLVVISAPISFDKIENHFFKKEAFLPTFKKFELWRSLSIRPGNLLLKKENPVDVIHKIKSAPILFMTGGNDPTIHPWHSKELFDKAHEKKSLLVFQDNFHAEDLYVNSRERFMNSCKDWFSSAMENDKIIIG